In Chryseobacterium oranimense, a single window of DNA contains:
- a CDS encoding SusC/RagA family TonB-linked outer membrane protein — protein sequence MKKLTTSVLLVVLSSSFAVVKAQSGDTIRTQKIEEVVVTGALGIKKKADAVTNAQQVVGAKELNQASATNAVQSLTGKVSGLVINQTNSSVDSNYRIVLRGNRSVTSNNQALVVIDNVISSSNILAQLPPESIENVNVIKGMQGSALYGQQGANGVIIVTTKKGTKNEKIQFNLTSSVEIQQAFMFPKIQTRYGKGVQDQSFSNVDYGGTNYVPWENTSWGPAYDNPAIGGTMVASGLPQADGSYIYEKYAPVKDHFSKFFKKGIVFQNGLTVNAGGNDSYAFLSLNRLDNEFVVDGDNLKQNSILLKAGKKFGNLRVDARVNYISRIIDQTNSGLYDDLLQMPSSNDIRKYRNSGIDGFLTMYTTNPYWTIEHERSKAVKDYLNGTLSLQYDFSKHINLTYTGSVTMGSTNYNNYNDGYFSTTPYQNTGTPYLEGHLLDEINPNSGVTAYYFNHKYTNRDYYGDLMLNFDYDLTDNLNLKFNLGNNIQDYYNTASSIGGTGLLVPGWYDFRNVINSVLPQDTATQLDGYTMDNYLIRSRIIAGFANLDLAWKDYLFFNGTFRIEKSSVLSTNYNNENHNKAYPYYSAGLSFIPTKAFPGFGGNVLNYMKIAPSFTRVGNTSAVAAYATYDRGVIPTGYPFNSLQSYLYNTQPTSRNIKPEFMNTIDLNLQMGFLNDRITLEASAYKTVTNDLITFSNVSSTSGLFRIQDNIGKTELKGYEIELGLTPIKTSSVVWNLRGSISQFKSKVLELAPGIDEVVLNSPFTSPGIGTIYAIKGTDYPVIKGTTYVRDPNGNIVVDEDGTPLINSALSNLGKVTPDYVLNFNTSLKVKGFTLSASMDFRKGGHFISATKRQLGFTGGLQESASFDRTQGYVIPNSVQLVNGQYVPNSTPVGTADYSGVTNFFASGNFLNVGENNVVDATAFKIREISLSYDVPKSVLSSTFVNSLTFGVYARNPFFKYADNNANYADPETANTTGNGAGIALTGQYPSIKTYGFNVKVTF from the coding sequence ATGAAGAAATTAACGACAAGTGTTCTACTGGTAGTTTTGTCATCTTCTTTTGCAGTTGTAAAGGCTCAAAGTGGTGATACTATAAGAACTCAAAAAATTGAAGAAGTAGTTGTTACGGGAGCCTTGGGTATTAAAAAGAAAGCTGATGCCGTTACAAATGCTCAACAAGTAGTTGGTGCAAAGGAATTGAACCAAGCATCAGCTACAAACGCTGTTCAATCACTAACGGGTAAAGTTTCTGGTTTAGTAATTAATCAAACCAATAGCTCTGTAGACTCAAATTACAGAATTGTACTTAGAGGAAATAGATCGGTGACTTCTAATAACCAGGCATTGGTTGTTATTGATAACGTTATTTCATCTTCAAATATTTTAGCTCAATTGCCGCCAGAATCTATTGAAAATGTTAACGTTATTAAAGGTATGCAAGGTTCTGCTCTTTATGGGCAACAAGGAGCGAATGGTGTAATTATCGTTACAACTAAAAAAGGAACAAAAAATGAGAAAATTCAATTTAACTTGACTTCTTCTGTTGAAATTCAACAGGCATTTATGTTTCCTAAAATTCAAACAAGATACGGAAAAGGAGTTCAGGACCAGAGTTTCAGTAATGTAGACTATGGAGGTACTAACTATGTTCCATGGGAAAATACATCTTGGGGTCCTGCCTATGATAATCCTGCTATTGGAGGGACAATGGTTGCCAGTGGTTTACCTCAAGCAGATGGTAGCTATATTTATGAAAAATATGCTCCGGTTAAAGACCATTTCTCTAAGTTTTTCAAAAAAGGTATTGTATTCCAAAATGGACTTACGGTTAATGCCGGTGGAAATGACTCTTATGCATTTTTATCATTAAATAGATTAGATAACGAATTCGTTGTAGATGGTGATAATCTAAAGCAAAACAGTATCTTGTTAAAAGCAGGAAAAAAGTTTGGTAATTTAAGAGTAGATGCTCGTGTTAACTACATAAGCAGAATTATAGACCAAACAAACTCAGGTTTATACGATGACTTATTGCAAATGCCATCATCAAATGATATCAGAAAATATAGAAACTCTGGTATTGATGGATTCTTGACAATGTACACAACCAATCCGTACTGGACTATTGAGCATGAAAGATCTAAGGCTGTTAAAGATTATTTAAATGGAACATTGAGTTTACAGTATGACTTTAGCAAGCATATTAATTTGACTTATACGGGATCCGTTACAATGGGTAGTACCAATTATAACAATTATAATGACGGATACTTTTCAACAACCCCATATCAGAATACAGGAACTCCATATTTAGAAGGTCATTTATTAGATGAAATTAATCCAAACTCTGGGGTAACTGCATATTATTTTAATCATAAGTATACGAATAGAGATTATTATGGTGACTTAATGTTAAACTTTGATTATGATTTAACAGATAATCTTAATTTGAAATTTAACTTAGGAAATAATATCCAGGATTATTACAATACGGCAAGTTCTATCGGTGGAACAGGATTACTAGTTCCAGGTTGGTATGACTTTAGAAACGTAATCAATTCTGTTTTACCTCAAGATACAGCTACACAGCTTGATGGATACACAATGGATAACTACCTGATCAGAAGTAGAATCATTGCTGGATTTGCCAACTTGGATTTAGCATGGAAAGATTATTTGTTCTTTAACGGAACTTTCAGAATTGAGAAGAGTTCTGTTTTATCAACAAATTATAATAATGAAAACCACAATAAAGCTTATCCATATTACTCTGCAGGTCTTTCATTCATCCCAACCAAAGCTTTCCCTGGATTCGGAGGTAATGTGTTGAACTATATGAAAATTGCACCGAGTTTTACAAGGGTAGGGAATACTTCTGCAGTAGCAGCTTATGCTACATACGACAGAGGAGTTATTCCAACAGGTTATCCGTTTAATAGCTTACAGTCTTATTTATATAATACTCAGCCTACTTCTAGAAATATTAAGCCTGAATTTATGAATACTATAGATTTAAATCTACAAATGGGATTCTTAAATGACAGAATTACTTTAGAGGCATCAGCTTATAAAACTGTAACTAATGACTTGATTACCTTCAGTAATGTTTCCAGTACTTCCGGTTTGTTCAGAATTCAGGATAATATCGGTAAGACAGAATTAAAAGGATATGAAATTGAATTAGGATTAACTCCAATTAAAACGAGCAGTGTTGTTTGGAATTTAAGAGGATCAATTTCTCAATTCAAAAGTAAAGTACTTGAGCTAGCTCCGGGAATTGATGAAGTGGTATTAAACTCTCCGTTTACTTCACCAGGTATCGGTACTATTTATGCCATTAAGGGAACTGATTACCCTGTAATTAAAGGTACTACTTACGTACGTGACCCGAATGGTAATATTGTAGTTGATGAAGATGGAACACCTCTAATCAATTCAGCTTTAAGTAACTTAGGAAAAGTTACCCCTGATTATGTTCTTAACTTTAATACATCGTTGAAAGTTAAAGGGTTTACATTATCTGCTTCTATGGATTTCAGAAAAGGAGGACACTTTATTTCTGCAACTAAAAGACAGTTAGGATTTACCGGAGGACTTCAAGAAAGTGCTAGTTTTGATAGAACCCAAGGTTACGTTATCCCTAACTCTGTTCAGCTTGTTAATGGACAATATGTACCAAATAGTACTCCAGTAGGAACAGCAGATTATTCAGGAGTAACAAACTTTTTTGCTTCAGGTAACTTCTTAAATGTTGGTGAGAATAACGTAGTTGATGCAACAGCATTTAAAATCAGAGAAATTTCTTTGAGCTATGATGTTCCTAAATCTGTATTAAGTTCTACATTTGTAAACAGTCTTACTTTTGGAGTTTATGCTAGAAACCCATTCTTCAAGTATGCAGATAATAATGCAAATTATGCAGATCCTGAAACAGCTAATACTACAGGAAATGGAGCTGGTATTGCTTTAACCGGCCAATATCCATCTATTAAAACTTATGGGTTCAATGTTAAAGTAACATTCTAA
- a CDS encoding ribonuclease HII, which translates to MDLLQKWTDHYIEAGCDEVGRGCLSGPVVAAAVILDDSFQQNLVNDSKKLTFKTRMELDSYIKDNVKNYAIAELPPSFIDQHNILNASIHAMHRALDQLTIIPELILVDGNKFHPYNYIPHQCIIKGDSKLLSIAAASILAKNYRDRLMIELHEEHPEYCWNTNFGYATKAHQEALIKFGPTKHHRQSFRLKYD; encoded by the coding sequence ATGGATTTATTGCAAAAATGGACAGATCATTACATCGAGGCAGGATGTGACGAAGTGGGAAGAGGATGTCTCAGTGGGCCAGTGGTAGCTGCAGCTGTTATTTTGGATGACAGTTTTCAACAAAATCTCGTTAATGATTCCAAGAAGCTAACATTTAAAACGAGAATGGAACTGGATAGCTATATAAAAGATAATGTAAAGAATTATGCTATTGCAGAACTGCCCCCTTCATTTATAGATCAGCACAACATTCTTAATGCAAGCATCCATGCCATGCATCGCGCTTTGGATCAGTTAACCATAATCCCCGAACTTATTCTGGTTGACGGAAATAAATTCCATCCCTATAATTATATTCCTCATCAATGCATTATTAAAGGAGATTCTAAACTCCTATCTATAGCAGCTGCCTCAATTCTGGCAAAAAACTACAGAGACAGGCTAATGATTGAACTCCACGAAGAGCATCCGGAATACTGCTGGAATACCAACTTCGGGTACGCTACTAAAGCACATCAAGAAGCTTTAATAAAGTTCGGTCCTACAAAACATCACAGACAGTCATTCAGACTTAAATATGATTAG